The Uloborus diversus isolate 005 unplaced genomic scaffold, Udiv.v.3.1 scaffold_741, whole genome shotgun sequence genome includes the window ACGCAATTAAACTTAGTTctttaacacaaaaatattcaaacattttgtttaaattatggTTTGACTTTGTCTATTGTttattaaagtaataaatgaaatcaatttttttgtttcaaattacttataagctttaaaaatatgattcttaCCTTCGACGAGCAGCCATAACGGCATTGTAAACAAACCGCTATTGTAAGCTCGTTGCCAAACTGAAAGATAAAACTTAGGGAGAAAAACTAAGGCTGAACTAAAGCAACTACATCTTACAGTAACACAAAAATCAAGAATAAAGTTCATTGGGACTCTTTTGGTTTTTCTGTAGCAATTTTAAACGAAGTCGATTCGCGTGACGCATATGTTACGCTAGGTGCAAGTGGGTTTTAatactaagtgaacgttttctacagaatgtgcttgcatacctgaacacttaaaaaaacttataaaatgagtctacctaactcGTGAagccttgaaagtaaaaacaccgccagaaaatccgtaaaactgaatgttaacggctattaataacaatgactgaattccttattttctgtacagtggactatctgtttcGCTTTTGGGCCACTGAGGATgattaaaatattgtaacggtgtcatattttgcatatatttgtaactgataaaagccattgaattttactcacaactctttctaggaagacattcaatgattttttttttctacaataaaatgtatgtgaagaatACTATAGCATGTTTTAATTAATGTCTTGGGGTAACCAAGACTTTCAAAGGCAGCCTAATGGGATTGtattcgaagcatcacgtaaaaggttgtacCACAAGAtgtgcaagacaatcatttgtctctgtaTTAAGAAATTGGATGTACCGTCCATCTGATTCAACTacagacaacgtgccagtggacacgacagaaccaaagaatatAGTTGACTGAACCCCGATAACACCCCTcattgcttttttgtttttacttgatgctattttttctgcaaatactcgactttctgtgctatttacagccttttgaagatttgagcctagagtgttgtgaatgcagttttttactgtcatttagatagaattcatccatttaacTATCTAAAatatatgttgcattgagaagcacccgggcaacgccgggtattaagCTAGTGATTAAATAAATGGTTAGAAGTGGTTAGAAAAGAATGGTTTTCTAACCTCCTTTTTCttcatttccaactgttgcctTTACACTTTTGGGCTGTACAATagcatttatatgtatacatatgtatgtgtgtgtgttcagTAAACTCCAAAATTATCGACAGAATAGGATGGCACCAGGGTCTGCTGTGGtcgcttttttgaaaaataaaaacaatcaattgcaaaaataaaacgaagtattttcgcttttttgctcaaacaaaaaaaaaaaaaaaaattaattgaaaaaagaaacaatgtaTGATCCATGAAAGAAAGCAGCATCGCGATAGTCAACTAAATATTCTTTAAATCTTAAGCCAAGATTTTTGAATTACTATTATGTTCAACAATACTTAGTCTTCCAGCATTATGACCCCCTCAATCTCTGCATTATTAGAAGAAGGGGAGTGCAACATTCTAAAAACCAaacatgtagtttttttttttattttacgttaaaaaaatagcTGCTGTACTTGTTTCTTTATAGATGTCACAGATGAAATTAGTGATAGCTTACCGAATGTTCATTATTGTGAACATTAGGAACAACAATGACTGAAATTGTGAATCAGAAATGTACACTAACTGAATGCATGTAGATTTGTTGAAAACAACaaataaatcctttttaaaatcaataaagacatttattaaagcttaaaaactgataacaaattaaaaactggCTAAGAGCATGTAAAAATGACTGGGCCTTAGGGCAAACATTTAAACTGTCATCTGATAGACAAGTTCGAAAAATAACTGAAGAAACTTAAAACTGATTAACCACACATATCACCTCTACAACTTCATCACTTCTACCATAACCGAACAGCAGCTAAAGACAAATATGCAGGACAGCGAACCTATAATGCTACATACAACTGTTATTCAAGACAGCCATCCAAGAACGATTTCACCTACTAGCCCGCGATCCTAAATACGTGTTCCAAAGCACATATGCAAACCTGATTGGTTATTAGTGGCTGTCTTTGTTATTCAGCAAAAACACCCCCCATCTCATCCAATGAGAAGGCAGGAGCAAAAATGCCACCAAGTGGCAACTGGGGTAAGCTTGTATTTCATGTAGAGACTTGGTGAGCGTGGTATGAAGGCAGAAATGGCCAAAAAGAAGATTGAAAACATCGGCAAATAGTTGCAAGTAAAAACCCCCTATAAACTTGTATAATTTAGTACTCTAATAAACTATTATAATGTTTTAAGTAAGCAACAGTAATATACTTTaggtaacaataataattttattttcaactggagattaAACACTGAGGCATTTACAAAGATATGAGAattaacattttagcattttgctaaaacttttcccGCAATTTTAGcatttatgctaaagaacttttgaacacAGCTTAAACCCTCACAATAACTATGGATAAGTAAATTTGGATATAATTCGCAAAATAGGTAAAAAGCAATACTAGTGTATgcaatagtttaaaacaattataacacTCGCATACGTTTAAAATATAGCTAAAATGATAACAGTGTGCgtaaaaaatgtacataaaaactgaaaacagATCACTCATTATTGCAAATGAATTACATACATACTCAAGCACATGGTACAGTTTAACTGAAACAGATCAAGTTAGATTCCACTAAAAGCATATAGGGATGAGAAGGGGAACTTTCTTTGATCAAAGACTGATGGTGCTGTCTCTTGTTTACACACGTTACTAATATAGATCTAAAAATCAAATAAGTAATGCAGATCTATAGCATtaaagtagtgtagatctaatgATCAGGTTTAAACTTCTTAGGCTCCATAACCATGGAAAGTTTGAGGTCATTGGGAGAGAGTGGAAAAAGAGAAATAGGAatatttaaaacttgattttgtacttgttaagttaaaatatttgtatttatctacattcagttacTCATcaccaaaatatatatatatattttttcaagtttgaagGGCCGCGGATAAGCCACCCGCAGATAATCTGGAGTTTTCTGTCTGCATATAtgtctgtatatatatatgtgtgtgtgtgtgcttataTATATGCATATGTAAAATGAAACTATAGGGTAGACGGGGGGAATGCGGACACCTGAGGAAATGCCGCCACTCTTGGTATTTGAGTCAAGGAAACCAGATAGCTGGCCTGACAGCTCCTGACCTGTAGGGAACGATGCTACAACCAATGTTTCAAGTTGATAGCAGCCATTGCACATGTTGTTTTTTTCGTATAGTGTAGAACGTTGTTTTGAAGAAGTTTGATATTATTTTTCCACTTCCAATAAGCTGAGGTATATACCTTTAGATGCTACAGTGGCAGCATTTGCTATGAACCGTTAACTagatattttcctatattttaatCAACAATGTGAATAACTTCCGTTTGTTTTAATGTCTTTAAATCTACATTTCTTCCATCTTGTCGGATCAGGGTTATGGCGCCACCTCTCCAGCGGTGATGGCGGCATCACCTACAGAAGCTTCTTTCCACTGTATAAGtcgaaagcaattttttaaaggaacaaaaatgcGCTATTTGTGCTGAGTAAAACGAGTTAGTTAACATAAGTTAGTCTTGACAGAAGAAACTGGTGAAGAAAATAATACTGTAAATGCAAGCAATACGTCTGAAGGTGAGTTACTGGATGTAGCAGCTTGCTCATAAAAAACCATTCTGAAAGTGCCTCAAAAAAGAAGGTAGAGGAAAGTTCTAAAAGAAAAGGCCACTCGCCAATTCTAACGGGAACCCCAATGAAGGCAGTTCTGGAAGAAACTAActttaaaagaaaggaaaagacattgaaaaagaaacaagtgGAAAGAAAATCTGCAGCAAATTTTTTGGGAATGTGTATCAAAACTGAATCCAAGGCAAAGAAAGAGAAAGCAGTGACAACAAGGCAAAAGAAAATGGATAAATCTGTTAAGAAAAGAGGCAAGCGACTTTTTCAGATGAGGAGGACATTGACGTCAAAAAGTTTTGTGACGACGACGAAAATGATGACCTTTTTGATCCAAGTGATCCAAACGTTCAACTTTGTAACATATGCAATAAATATGGAACAATTGAACTGTGATACAGATGCACTTGCTGTGGCAAGTAGGTGTATTCAGAGTCTAGCACTGCTGAAATGACTGTACACTACATTtgtgatttttataaattttaagaaaatcagatgaattcaaaatattgttttttcaatcttataaactaaaaatgtcaattgttttgcttttcaattccTGTATTGTAATACTAATTGTATTtagaattttcaataaattttccttcTTAGTCTTTTAGTCATATTGGCTAGTGGTGGGATTAACGCAGGTCTGTGGCGGGATTACCCCAGCTCCCTGGGTAATACCGCCACAGTGCAGAAGTTGACAAATTGGTGTCTTATGACTATTTCTTTTATAGATTTATTGATGACAAATTTTGTATACATTATTAAGATGGTGTGCAATAATCCAAAGTATTGATCTAGatcataaatacaatttttgatGGTGATAAAAGTTGAAGTTCCTTAAGGTGGCGGCATTCCCCTGGTCTACCCtataaggttttttaaaaaacattaccaCTAATTGATATTATTAATGTATAGTAATTCTGTTCTGTATTTATTTACAGTGTCAACAAGAAAAGTAACTAATAATATTTAAGTGTAATGGAAAATTAAGTTACCTTAGAGCTTACCCAAACAAAGTTAATGTTTTTGTGCAGAATACTGAACATGAGTTTTCTAGTTATATTGAATATTTTACACGGTCCCTAGTACTTTCAAATGTCTAGAATCCACTGTATGTAATGTTTAAATGACAAATATTTATCTTTGCAGTTGCACACTTTCTCATTGCATCATGTCACACATGATACTTGTTCGTCCACAACTTCCAAATTTAATAACATTGAGTGATTTAGAAGAACTTAATCCTGCATTTGAAGGCATTTCAAGGATATTTGTTGTTGCGTCACCATATAGCAGTCAAGATAATATAACAGTATTGGTTTTCCCTGATTTACAATCTggtaagttttgtttttgttataagtACGTTAAAACAGTGCAGCTAACATTTATAAATAATagcaatttctcagttttaaaaaatatacagtgaagcaccgtttatacgtttttgaagggactgtttgaaaaaagcgtacaaatgaaaaaacgtataactgATACAGGTAAATgagtattagactctgcagggaccgatttgaaaaacgtataattgataaaaacgtacaaaagagaaacatataaatggtgcttcactgtattatcaTTTTCACAACATAAGAATTCATTGAAACTTTCTTTTAGTACTGTATACTATGTAAGTAATATTCTGATTGATATAAAAATAATGTTCCACTGAATCTTTTCAATATTTAGTTTTATTCTCTTACACTTTAATTTGAAGTAATTCAAAgcaatttaatctttaaattgtaGTTAAATTAGAAGTTCTTGctccattttgaaaactttctttaaCCCATGTAAGAGGGATTATATTCTGATAAAATACCGGAATTCCAGTATTTTTTCCATCTGTTACACCGGAAATCCACCATTTATCTCCCCCACCTCTGAACTTTTTTCCTTACTCCAATTTTTCAGCAGTTATGTTGAtaataattaatacttttaattGTTTTGCCCTGTTAAAATGCTGTTCTAAATTTATTTCacagtttttattgttttgatgacgatctctttgcatccaatatgagaattgaatttcttttgtttttgatgctTACTATGCTTTGTTAGGATGctaataaatgaaattattttttagtaaaaacataaattaaaaacagtCAAGGGTAATTCTGTGTTTGTTACAAGAGTCTTTGAATcgctgatttaattttatttttacttaaattatgtTGATTAGTTATTGATCATCTGTTTGTCATAGatctttaaaatgcaattataaaataatttcccttaaattctttcatgtgctGTTTTTATACCTgtaatcagtggcgtagccaggatttcattttgGAGGGAGTCCAATCAATTGCGTAGCAAGGATTTCATTTCGGGCCAGAGGGGAGGGAGTGtctaaagaaatttgacaaattaatatggagatctttttaaaaataagtaaaatagattttagagatgaaaattttatttaactattattaatgacaagtaataattttgaatgcatttgaatttaaaacaagcagcaaaatttaatgcaaagtagaaatttgaaaattacaacaAAAGTAATCTTTTGTTAGACATAGCCATATTTTGAATAACTATGTCCGGAATTACATATTCATCGtcataaaaaaacatataatataaAGCCTATTATAACCTACCAATTTATTTTCGCTCATTTTACTCCTCAGATATGTTTTAATTCTCTTTAAGCACAAGAAACTTCTTTCAGCAGACCACGTTGTAATAGGAAgtgtgcttagtatttttaatgaataacaaTGAGATGGAATACTTAGTTGTTCTACAAGAAGAATGAAGCCGCAAATAAGATTATCAATATCATTATCTTATTATCATGATATTATATCTTATTTTCATCATCTTATTATCATATCACCCAAAAAAAGTACCAGTGAAGCTAATCGGCTCACTAGCAGAATGGTTCCTTTGCTACAACAGGGGTGCactgaaagtacttttttttcctgACATCACCGATTCTGTCTTGTTCTTGCCCATGCAGGGACTATATTCCAAGAAATTTAGGGGGAACTTAACAAAGGAGGGAACTTACAAGTGCCTTTTGTTAGATTCTAAACAGACGTatgtttttagaatttgcatcTGCGAATATTTCAAGGATACAAGGGTAACCAATGTTTTGGAGACTGGAGAGAATATTTTGCACActagaaaaaaattgagaatcattgcaataaagcTCTACGCCTTAGGTCTCCCCCTCATTTCGTGTCTCCCTCCCCGTTTGGTTTATTTTACTGCTTCAAtactcattcaaaaaaaaaaaaaaatcacatgttgtactgtctgaccacggattgtatgaaaaGACAAACATCGTTTTTACAGCGGGAAATGGATGAATCTATTACTTTTTAGCAataccagcttttgcagaagcagagtctcattcaagtGAGCgaaataccggcatcaaatttttactttcccccctcattcagatagattcatcttatctggacatttgaaatttccatacaatccgtggttggacagtactgcAGACatgtaaaaaacaaattttttcttgTCCCATTTTTTACTTGAGTATAATGCTTATTTTCAACACAAGGCATTTTTTCTCCATCATATATTTACACTTAGTCGTTTTGGAGGGGGTCTGGACCCCTATCCCCCCCACCTTGGCTATGCCACTGCCTGTAATgcctttattttgaaaatcgtGATGTTTGCATCTGTTATAAAAATCCGGTTTTTCAGATTTTTGCTGTTTACTATACCTTgttaagaaataaacaaatgaagttatttttttaaattaaaatcattcagttgaaaatatttcaacaaaattccATTTTATGTAAAGATGTCCAACGTCAAAAGGTTAAAGAATGAATAGCTAGctgaatttgtttttgtttcaattattctaaggtttttagattatttataaccaaattttattgaaattggaaATGCTAAGGTCAAGAATGTGATTTATATGATGTGGAATTGTTCACAGGCAACTAGATTCACGGTGAGGTAAGATTGCGAGGGATGGTTTTCCccataaatactatttttagaaaaaaaatgaaacacatcAACTTCAGttagtttagtttttttcaaaatttcaatcattattGGAAATAATGtagtttaaattataaatagaaaaatatattgtaCCATGTAATGTCCAAATTATCCAATGTTTACCGATAAATTGTGCCCCATTAAAGGTAATTGCTGTTAAAAAATTatgtgttcaatatttttaactgtTACATCACTGCAAAGTTTTGTTCAAATCAGCATGTGACACTTGATTATAGTTATTTGTAAGTAGCAgcaaatatataaagaaattgaACCAAATGAGGGTTACAAAAGTcagggggaaaaaacaaattcagtttaatttttcactgtgttctctttctgtttttaaaaacttttttgtttctatGTTGTGTAttaattgatatatatatatatattatttatttttcagctaaTACGGCCCTAGCTAAGAAAAGATTTGTTCTAGATGGCCAGAACTATACACTTAGTGCAGCTTTTATTACAGATAACTGGGCTACTCCTAATACTGTTCTATTAAaagatgttattattattactgataTACCATTTGGAGTGCTTCATCCTTCTGAAGAGATAGTTTTTGGCAAATTTCCAAAAGACGTTCAAGAATCTCTCTCTAAAGTAAGTCTATTTTGATGTAGTGTATGTACAGTCCTTGGTTATAATGACATCAGAGGGTCTGTGATATGTGTGGGCCTAAACAAAGGTGATATTACAAAGCTCGTTGATTTTTGAGTTGCTAATCAAATTACATGCCCTAATACAAATCGTTTAAAGTTATTtccaatgtaaaaattatttattactttctctggttttataaattttttatcttCTATTTTTAATGTGTTCACAGCTTCAGTAGTCATTAATTATactttcatttcaaaacattcaTTATATTTTCGATTTTGTGACTATATTTCATTGTATAATTGATCTTGgggtttgttatttttttctttacttttctgagtttttatttaaaatacaaaacctGAAAAtactctcaaaaaaattttttttgacatatttctgATTTTCAGCGTGTGAAATATGATTACAATTAAGTTGAAAATATCTCTGGTTAGAAATATTTGCTAgtattttcacttccttttacaaaaaaaaaggaagtgttgtactcacaaaaaaattttcactcaaaaatcgaccttaatttccattttactcacccccaaatgaatgatgagatcttttttcgactcgactacacttggataagtgcctacaaacgtatagacacacgaaatatccattttgacgattcccgagttaattacgactttTCTCGTAATTAACTCGTATGTGCataagtgtgtatgtatgtcgcataactcaagagcgttatgtcctagaaagttgaaatttggtacgtagactcctagtggggtctagttgtacacctcccctttGGGTTGCATTTGGGTATTTCTAAAgagttcttttgcccctttttggggggaaatcattgttaatttcgatttaaactcaagttgtgttataatttggcagacacttggcaatatatatcaccaatcttttggtcgacaagttttgtcgacaaattcgcgacaaatttgacgttttttttaaatttgatttcagtttggccactgttggtgatatttagagagtaaactattgaatcacattaaaattggcagtaatggggaaatgacattaaattggggtaaaaggaagtcatgtgatgcacacatcaactcgttttattattattattttcatagatgaacttttattaaaaaatacatttgttaatCTTGAtaacaaaattaaacttattctgaaattctactttttttctttttcattatttctgaTTCAGCATAAAGTGTGTCCCAAAAGTTTAGAGACAACAaggttttaatgttttacaagttaaaaacagaagtaacaaattcaaagcaatttagactcataaaaaatattattacaatgttaacactttatacaaattacattaaatatttacagactttatgataaaattttaaacttaaattttactgTCCCAAAAGTTTATGGACAAATCATTGTTTTTCatcaatgttcaaatttttaagccATTTTTCCTAATAACTTAAAAAACTCGATCAGGCATACTTAAAACAAGAGTTTGAAGAACTGCTGGCTTTAATGCAGCCTAAGATCTTGAACTATTGCGACTACTTCCCATTAGCATATACATCTTGAGCTAATATTCCCCAGAGGTTCTCTATTGGGTTTAGGTCAGGACTTAAGGCTGGCCAATCTATAAGGTTTCTtgtttttttcgaaactgttTCATTGTAGATTTAGGCACATGAATAAAGCAGTTGTCTTGTTGATATAACCATTGATTTCCaccaagtaatttttcaaatggaAGTAACTGTTCTGCAAGCGTTTTCTGATAATCTTCGGAACATTTAGGACCTTTCAAGAAAGATATATTGGTTATTCCATTGAAAGAGAATGCTCCCCACACCATGAGTGAGCCTGCTCCTTGTTGTCTGCTGAAAAAAGTTTGGGGTTCCTTGCAAATATCGTGCCAGGAATGCACCCAACCATCAGGACCATCTAGattgaatttcttttcatcaCTTAAAAGAATACTTAATCATTCATTTGTCCAATTCATGCGATTTTTGGCCCACTGAACACGAGCCTCTTTATGTGCTTTTATAAACTTCTGTGAACAAGGTATTTTCCAATAAACAAGAAATGCACTTGCCTGCGGTCGTCAATGTACTGTTGATTTTGACACTGGAAAGCTTACTTCTTAACAAATTGACCATGTTGACAGGTTGTGAGTTGAAACTAATCTCACTATCTCTCTGTCTTGTTGTTTAGTTGCTTTCTTTGGTCTTCCAGAACGAAAGTTTGCTTCAAAACAATTAtcttttgacaaaatttgatAAATACCAACCCTATTATGTCCAATTTTGCTTGCAATGTTCATCACTTTCCATCCACACCCCTTCAAGTGATAGATttgcaaaatttcctttttagagaacTGCACATTGTGGGACATCTTGGCAATCGTTCAGAAACGGAAACACAGGTTCGTTTTCATGTCAGAAAACGTTTGCGTTACAAGTAAATGACCTTGTCGTATGCAAATTTTGAGTATCAATATTAAAATCAGGTTTTAACATCGATTGTCCATATATTTTTGGAacagtatttttttgtttatatttttgaaaattagatcaAAGAAAGTTCTTTGAgcgttttatcatttttatgtcatCATTCGTTATTTTTCATAGCTTATTTCATCTCGCTTACTCGTGTAGTTAGCTTGTGGTTTCAATAAATTGATTGTCTATAAACTTTTGGGACACACTTTACATATATGCATTCACATTATAATAGATTTTTTAGCAttgaatatattttctttttaggttttttttcatgAAGAGAAAAATTTAGCTGTGCTTACATTAAGTAATACAAAAAGTTTGAGCTCTGTAATCAAGttaaataatataacttttgAGAAAAAAGTGTCAATGATTCTTCCTGCTCATTTAATAGTTGAATTGCCATCAGTAAGTATGCTTTCAATGTATTCAAATTCTTCCTTTTAGGAAAGCTAGCTTTCCCTCTTAAGCTTTGGTTGCATGTATATAATGTATCAAAAAGATATTATTCTGAATATCTCTTTTGCCACATACATAACGCAAGGAATCAATACTAAGTCTCacaaccataggcggatttatgggggggcagagggaagcaatgcccccccagttttgggaggactttagtAAAAACACatcttctaaaaattcaaaaaaaaaatatttttttcttttttgaatattttagaagGATATGGGtaaatttctaagggggggggggcataggaaCAATACCCCTCAGTTTTGGGAAGACTTTATATAGTAGcaacatatcttccaaaatcttaaaacaaaaaaatcatgactttttcttttttgaatagtttaatgaaaatgaagagaaaagcgaatgtccttttctgatgggagaaaagaaaaggaaaaaaaacgaacattaaatacaaataaaacagctgtcactggggtgcttaaaacgtgtctaaattcactatttt containing:
- the LOC129233805 gene encoding N-acetylglucosamine-1-phosphotransferase subunits alpha/beta-like; the protein is MSRTVLCKLLQRKTYDILSRKHTVLLLFLGFIILFVSALHFGETLMEWSKEKYAVVFSPYHNNILGKSFRNMLCQYVPIDVVYTWVNGSDPKFLRELSKAKEEYGFSSSASNCTLSHCIMSHMILVRPQLPNLITLSDLEELNPAFEGISRIFVVASPYSSQDNITVLVFPDLQSANTALAKKRFVLDGQNYTLSAAFITDNWATPNTVLLKDVIIITDIPFGVLHPSEEIVFGKFPKDVQESLSKVFFHEEKNLAVLTLSNTKSLSSVIKLNNITFEKKVSMILPAHLIVELPSVHEDISASRFIDNEELRYSLRSLEKHAPWVQHVYIITNGQIPYWLNLDNPWITIVTHE